In the genome of Gordonia rubripertincta, one region contains:
- a CDS encoding DUF6350 family protein yields MPTFRPDSTAENLASQLRALRRSRRAQRNDVEGSARQLAVVAFTVPALALVTLIVVMLTVLLLAGSGLTGLPSAIASSWLAIHQVPVTISGVTIGVLPLLPTLVVAIGTARLTARAIGGSGPTQRSAHDLFDVGAVVCSAIVGPLLITAMSLAIVMDGGSVLPVQTPNALIAFAYTIGIHGGAALAGVTWVRRHDFAARWGMSYADRRGFRYGLVAVLALVVAGAVLVCLRMLMRHTAIGELIDTGYDFDGFLGLSLLSLMYLPNLMIGATAVLVGSDVRIGAMTVDLFAVRGGAVPPVPALAVLPEGTGAGSWGLLGLIAPAAVAAFVAWRCRDLNPVAHVRSIGVAAAVAASAMAILTAAAGGTLGEFGDVAVTVSAAGVFTLGWIAVIGILLAIVYAFLPSTRAARAAVGDEYFDDPDDLGFEDEYVIVADLDEDDDYVQYADADADADADDDADEYVEAVGEDGEYEDAEYEDAEDESAGFERAAGDDAAPSANRIPAEDFDDGDLVDDADYDLYPGTPGAGRRR; encoded by the coding sequence ATGCCCACCTTCAGGCCCGACTCGACCGCGGAGAACCTGGCGTCGCAGCTGCGTGCACTGCGACGATCCCGTCGTGCCCAGCGCAACGACGTCGAGGGTTCGGCCCGGCAGCTGGCCGTGGTCGCGTTCACCGTCCCCGCTCTCGCCCTGGTCACGCTCATCGTCGTGATGCTGACGGTGCTGCTGCTCGCGGGCAGCGGACTCACCGGCCTTCCCAGTGCGATCGCCTCCAGTTGGCTGGCGATCCACCAGGTGCCGGTCACCATCAGCGGGGTCACGATCGGCGTCCTGCCGTTGCTGCCGACCCTGGTCGTCGCGATCGGCACCGCCCGCCTCACGGCCCGCGCGATCGGTGGCAGCGGACCCACGCAACGATCCGCACATGATCTCTTCGACGTCGGCGCGGTGGTGTGCTCGGCGATCGTCGGTCCGCTGCTGATCACTGCGATGTCGCTGGCCATCGTCATGGACGGCGGATCGGTGCTGCCGGTGCAGACGCCCAACGCGCTGATCGCCTTCGCCTACACGATCGGCATCCACGGTGGTGCGGCGCTGGCCGGCGTCACGTGGGTGAGACGGCACGACTTCGCGGCCCGATGGGGAATGTCCTACGCCGACCGCCGCGGCTTCCGATACGGCCTCGTCGCCGTGCTGGCCCTGGTGGTCGCAGGCGCGGTGCTGGTGTGCCTACGGATGCTGATGCGGCACACTGCGATCGGCGAGCTGATCGACACCGGTTACGACTTCGACGGCTTCCTCGGGCTCAGCCTGCTGTCCCTGATGTATCTGCCCAATCTGATGATCGGCGCGACCGCGGTCCTCGTCGGCTCCGACGTCCGGATCGGCGCGATGACCGTCGACCTGTTCGCCGTCCGCGGTGGAGCGGTCCCGCCCGTGCCCGCACTCGCGGTCCTACCCGAGGGAACCGGTGCGGGTAGCTGGGGCTTACTCGGGCTGATCGCCCCCGCTGCCGTCGCGGCCTTCGTGGCCTGGCGCTGTCGCGACCTGAATCCGGTCGCGCATGTGCGCTCGATCGGCGTCGCCGCCGCCGTCGCCGCGTCGGCCATGGCGATCCTGACCGCTGCCGCCGGCGGAACGCTGGGCGAGTTCGGCGACGTCGCGGTGACCGTCTCCGCCGCCGGCGTGTTCACGCTCGGCTGGATCGCGGTGATCGGCATCCTCCTCGCGATCGTCTACGCCTTCCTGCCGTCGACCCGGGCCGCCCGCGCCGCCGTCGGGGACGAGTACTTCGACGACCCGGACGACCTCGGTTTCGAGGACGAATACGTCATCGTCGCCGACCTCGACGAGGACGACGACTACGTCCAGTACGCCGACGCCGACGCCGACGCCGACGCCGACGACGACGCCGACGAGTACGTCGAGGCGGTCGGTGAGGACGGTGAATACGAGGACGCGGAGTACGAGGACGCGGAGGACGAGAGCGCGGGGTTCGAGCGCGCCGCAGGCGACGACGCTGCGCCGTCGGCCAACCGGATCCCGGCCGAGGATTTCGACGACGGCGACCTCGTCGACGATGCCGACTACGACCTCTACCCGGGAACACCCGGTGCCGGACGTCGGCGCTGA
- the purN gene encoding phosphoribosylglycinamide formyltransferase yields the protein MTSETAPVRTPVVVMASGTGSLLESLLARAAAVDAPFTIAAIVVDRVCRAQEIAHRNEIPLITCRVADHADRAAWDAALTEAVAAVDPGWVVTAGFMKILGPVFLGRFGGRIVNSHPALLPAFPGAHGVPEALDYGVKVTGATVHLVDEGVDTGPILAQQVVTVDDDDTVDTLHERIKTVERVLLAEMVTALVTRGVVIDGRKARIP from the coding sequence GTGACATCGGAGACCGCGCCCGTACGAACACCCGTCGTGGTGATGGCGTCGGGTACCGGTTCTCTGCTCGAGTCGCTGCTCGCCCGGGCCGCCGCCGTCGACGCCCCGTTCACCATTGCGGCCATCGTGGTCGACCGCGTCTGCCGGGCCCAGGAGATCGCGCATCGCAACGAGATCCCGCTGATCACCTGCCGCGTCGCCGACCACGCCGACCGCGCTGCGTGGGACGCCGCGCTCACCGAGGCGGTCGCCGCCGTCGATCCCGGCTGGGTGGTCACCGCGGGCTTCATGAAAATCCTGGGCCCCGTATTCCTCGGACGCTTCGGTGGACGGATCGTCAACAGCCATCCCGCCCTGCTGCCGGCGTTCCCCGGGGCGCACGGTGTGCCCGAGGCACTCGACTACGGCGTCAAGGTCACCGGTGCGACCGTCCATCTCGTGGACGAAGGCGTCGACACCGGCCCGATCCTGGCGCAGCAGGTGGTCACGGTCGACGACGACGACACCGTCGACACCTTGCACGAACGCATCAAGACGGTCGAGCGCGTATTGCTCGCCGAAATGGTGACCGCACTGGTCACCCGTGGAGTAGTCATCGATGGACGAAAGGCCCGCATCCCGTGA
- the purH gene encoding bifunctional phosphoribosylaminoimidazolecarboxamide formyltransferase/IMP cyclohydrolase, protein MNAQPADSARRPIRRALVSVYDKSGLADLATALQVAGVEIVSTGSTAKTIADAGVPVVEVSTLTGFPECLDGRVKTLHPKVHAGILADTRKDDHVAQLAELGVAAFDLVVVNLYPFTATVASGATPDECIEQIDIGGPSMVRGAAKNHPSVAVVTSPDDYGQVTEAISAGGFTLADRKKLAAKAFRHTADYDVAVASWMSSVVAPEDDSQFPIWAGATWNRSAVLRYGENPHQAAALYVGNAGEGGLATAEQLHGKEMSYNNYTDADAAWRAAYDFEAPAVAIIKHANPCGIAVGADIAEAHRKAHACDPVSAYGGVIAANREITVEMAEQVAEIFTEVIVAPGFADGALSVLTRKKNIRVLVATPPSATGVETKPVSGGLLIQQRDVIDAEGDTPENWNLVAGPPADAQTLADLEFAWRACRSVKSNAILLASDGASVGVGMGQVNRVDSAHLAVQRAGDRAAGSVGASDAFFPFPDGLQVLLSAGVKAVVQPGGSIRDNEVIEAADEAGVTLYLTGARHFAH, encoded by the coding sequence GTGAACGCACAGCCCGCTGACAGCGCCCGCCGACCCATCCGGCGCGCGCTGGTGAGTGTCTACGACAAGAGCGGCCTGGCCGATCTCGCGACCGCACTCCAGGTCGCCGGTGTGGAGATCGTCTCGACGGGATCGACCGCCAAGACCATCGCCGACGCCGGTGTCCCGGTCGTCGAGGTCTCGACCCTGACCGGCTTCCCCGAATGCCTCGACGGCCGCGTGAAGACCCTGCACCCCAAGGTGCACGCCGGCATCCTCGCCGACACCCGCAAGGACGACCACGTCGCCCAGCTCGCCGAATTGGGTGTCGCCGCATTCGATCTCGTCGTCGTGAACCTCTACCCGTTCACCGCGACCGTCGCCTCGGGCGCGACCCCCGACGAGTGCATCGAGCAGATCGACATCGGTGGCCCGTCGATGGTGCGCGGCGCGGCCAAGAACCACCCGTCGGTGGCCGTCGTGACCAGCCCCGATGACTACGGACAGGTGACCGAGGCGATCTCGGCCGGCGGGTTCACCCTCGCCGACCGGAAGAAGCTGGCCGCCAAGGCGTTTCGCCACACCGCCGACTACGACGTGGCCGTCGCCTCGTGGATGTCGAGTGTCGTCGCGCCCGAGGACGATTCGCAGTTCCCGATCTGGGCCGGTGCCACCTGGAACCGTTCGGCCGTCCTGCGTTACGGCGAGAACCCGCACCAGGCCGCCGCTCTCTACGTCGGCAACGCCGGGGAAGGTGGCCTCGCCACCGCCGAGCAGCTGCACGGCAAGGAGATGAGTTACAACAACTACACCGACGCCGACGCCGCGTGGCGCGCCGCCTACGACTTCGAGGCCCCGGCGGTCGCGATCATCAAGCACGCCAACCCATGTGGCATCGCGGTCGGCGCCGACATCGCCGAGGCGCACCGCAAGGCCCACGCCTGCGACCCGGTCAGCGCCTACGGCGGCGTGATCGCGGCGAACCGCGAGATCACGGTCGAGATGGCCGAGCAGGTCGCGGAGATCTTCACCGAGGTCATCGTCGCGCCCGGCTTCGCCGACGGCGCCCTCTCGGTCCTCACCCGTAAGAAGAACATCCGCGTGCTGGTGGCGACGCCGCCGTCGGCCACCGGGGTCGAGACCAAGCCGGTCTCGGGTGGTCTGCTGATCCAGCAGCGCGACGTCATCGACGCCGAGGGCGACACCCCGGAGAACTGGAACCTCGTCGCCGGTCCGCCGGCCGACGCCCAGACGCTTGCGGACCTCGAATTTGCTTGGCGCGCCTGTCGTTCGGTGAAGTCGAACGCCATCCTGCTGGCCTCCGACGGCGCCTCGGTCGGCGTCGGCATGGGTCAGGTCAACCGTGTCGACTCCGCTCACCTCGCCGTCCAGCGTGCCGGCGATCGCGCGGCCGGGTCCGTCGGCGCGTCGGATGCCTTCTTCCCGTTCCCGGACGGTCTGCAGGTGCTGCTGTCCGCGGGCGTCAAGGCGGTCGTGCAGCCGGGCGGATCGATCCGTGACAACGAGGTCATCGAGGCGGCCGACGAGGCGGGCGTGACGCTCTACCTCACCGGGGCACGCCATTTCGCTCACTGA
- a CDS encoding sulfite exporter TauE/SafE family protein, which produces MSLTDLALLVVAGFGAGLIGYITGLASIVSYPALLAVGLTPIAANVTNTVALVAVGVGSTAQSGRALLDGDRRRLVIGLIAALIGGTIGAVLLLLTPAEAFEALVPFLVAVAATALLVQPVLRRWATSHAERPWVFVVGLTLICIYGGYFGAGAGIMILALMLVVTSEPLWRAALSKSLFLGVANAVAAVGFMIFGPVDWWAALAMAIGCLLGGWCGPPVVKRLPAGPLRIVVGLCGLGLAVWLAVG; this is translated from the coding sequence ATTTCGCTCACTGATCTCGCACTACTGGTCGTCGCCGGCTTCGGCGCGGGCCTGATCGGATACATCACCGGGCTGGCGTCCATCGTCAGCTATCCCGCACTTCTCGCGGTCGGTCTCACCCCGATCGCGGCGAATGTGACCAACACCGTCGCACTCGTCGCGGTCGGGGTGGGCAGCACCGCCCAGTCGGGGAGGGCCCTGCTCGACGGCGACCGACGCCGCCTGGTCATCGGGCTGATCGCCGCCCTGATCGGCGGGACCATCGGCGCGGTACTGCTACTCCTCACGCCCGCCGAGGCCTTCGAGGCGCTGGTTCCGTTCCTGGTGGCCGTCGCCGCGACAGCGCTTCTCGTGCAACCGGTCCTGCGGCGGTGGGCGACCTCGCACGCCGAACGCCCCTGGGTGTTCGTCGTCGGGCTGACGCTGATCTGCATCTACGGCGGTTATTTCGGCGCCGGCGCGGGCATCATGATCCTCGCTCTGATGCTGGTGGTCACCAGCGAGCCGCTCTGGCGTGCAGCATTGTCGAAGTCGTTGTTCCTCGGCGTCGCCAACGCGGTCGCCGCGGTCGGTTTCATGATCTTCGGGCCCGTCGACTGGTGGGCGGCCCTCGCGATGGCGATCGGCTGCCTCCTCGGCGGCTGGTGCGGACCGCCGGTCGTGAAACGCCTGCCCGCCGGCCCGCTGCGGATCGTCGTCGGACTGTGCGGTCTCGGCCTCGCGGTGTGGCTCGCGGTCGGCTGA
- a CDS encoding ABC transporter permease → MTLFVDIVPDDAPGRRSEPRSAGGSSRLRSIATRVGLPLLSVVVFGIVWQLVAVSGIWSETFVPRLGTVWQAFVDMSTTHNGIRGYADYYWWEHLYMTLRRVFAGVVIGVVLGVLLGLAMGTVGWLRRLLEPWLTFLRALPPLAYFFLLVIWLGIDEAPKITLLALAALPPAAVATTAAVSAAPVALIEAARALGASRAEVIRDVVVPSALPETFTGIRLSVGIAYSSVVAAELFNGIPGIGGVVKDASNYNNTPVVLVGIIAIGLSGLIIDGLLRTIEHRVVPWRGKV, encoded by the coding sequence GTGACTTTGTTCGTGGACATCGTTCCCGACGACGCGCCGGGGCGCCGTTCGGAACCGAGATCAGCCGGTGGATCGTCGCGCCTGCGCTCGATCGCCACCCGTGTCGGACTGCCGTTGCTGTCGGTGGTCGTGTTCGGGATCGTCTGGCAGCTCGTGGCCGTGAGCGGCATCTGGAGCGAGACCTTCGTCCCGCGTCTGGGGACCGTGTGGCAGGCGTTCGTCGACATGTCCACGACGCACAACGGGATTCGCGGGTACGCCGACTACTACTGGTGGGAACACCTGTACATGACGCTGCGCCGCGTGTTCGCGGGTGTGGTGATCGGAGTCGTCCTCGGCGTCCTGCTCGGGTTGGCCATGGGGACAGTCGGTTGGCTGCGGCGCCTCCTCGAGCCGTGGCTGACGTTCCTGCGCGCCTTGCCGCCGCTGGCCTACTTCTTCCTGCTCGTCATCTGGCTCGGCATCGACGAGGCGCCCAAGATCACTCTGCTCGCACTCGCCGCGCTGCCGCCCGCGGCGGTCGCGACGACCGCCGCGGTCTCCGCCGCACCCGTGGCCCTGATCGAGGCCGCACGTGCGCTGGGCGCCTCCCGGGCCGAGGTGATCCGCGACGTCGTCGTCCCGTCGGCGCTTCCCGAGACCTTCACCGGCATAAGGCTTTCCGTCGGCATCGCCTATTCGTCGGTGGTGGCCGCCGAACTGTTCAACGGCATCCCCGGAATCGGTGGCGTGGTCAAAGACGCCAGCAACTACAACAACACCCCCGTCGTCCTGGTCGGCATCATCGCCATCGGTCTGTCCGGACTGATCATCGACGGGCTCCTTCGAACAATCGAGCACCGAGTGGTGCCGTGGCGCGGAAAGGTCTGA
- a CDS encoding ABC transporter substrate-binding protein: MTINSEKVRNRRGARSVSALLGMVAAVMLVLAGCSVDNSGDSSKPTIRLAYQSFPSGDLIVKNNGWLEEALPEYNIKWTKFDSGADINTAFVAKELDFGAIGSSPVARGLSAPLNIPYQVVFVLDVAGDNEALVARNGTGIATVADLKGKRVATAFASTAHYSLLAALTQAGVNPEDVDLIDLQPQASLAAWQRGDVDAVYTWLPTLDELRKDGTTIVASRQLATAGKPTLDLGVVSTDFADAHPEVVDTWRKVQARALTLIKDDPQAAAEAVAAQLNTTPEDAANQLKRGTYLTVAELTSPTWLGTEGNPGNLAENLHSAAEFLAEQQQIPSAPPLKTFQDAIYTKGLPGVVEQQ; encoded by the coding sequence ATGACAATCAACTCCGAGAAGGTGCGCAACCGTAGGGGAGCGCGCTCGGTGAGCGCACTTCTCGGCATGGTGGCAGCCGTGATGCTCGTGCTCGCCGGGTGCTCGGTGGACAACTCCGGGGATAGCAGCAAACCGACGATCCGTCTCGCCTACCAGTCGTTCCCGAGCGGCGACCTGATCGTCAAGAACAACGGCTGGCTCGAAGAAGCACTGCCGGAATACAACATCAAGTGGACCAAGTTCGACTCCGGCGCCGACATCAACACCGCCTTCGTCGCCAAGGAGCTCGACTTCGGCGCGATCGGTTCGAGCCCGGTGGCCCGCGGCCTGTCCGCGCCGCTGAACATCCCGTACCAGGTCGTCTTCGTGCTCGACGTCGCCGGCGACAATGAGGCGCTGGTGGCCCGCAACGGCACCGGCATCGCCACCGTCGCCGATCTGAAGGGCAAGCGCGTCGCCACGGCCTTCGCGTCGACCGCGCACTACAGCCTGCTCGCCGCGCTGACCCAGGCCGGCGTGAACCCCGAGGACGTCGACCTGATCGACCTGCAGCCGCAGGCCTCGCTGGCCGCCTGGCAGCGCGGCGACGTCGACGCGGTCTACACCTGGCTGCCCACACTCGACGAACTGCGCAAGGACGGCACGACGATCGTCGCCAGCCGCCAGCTCGCCACCGCGGGTAAGCCGACGCTCGACCTCGGCGTCGTCTCGACGGACTTCGCCGACGCCCATCCGGAGGTCGTCGACACCTGGCGCAAGGTCCAGGCGCGCGCCCTGACACTGATCAAGGACGACCCGCAGGCTGCCGCCGAAGCGGTTGCGGCGCAGCTCAACACAACGCCCGAGGATGCGGCGAACCAGCTGAAGCGGGGCACCTATCTGACGGTCGCCGAACTCACCTCGCCGACCTGGCTCGGCACCGAGGGCAACCCGGGCAACCTCGCCGAGAACCTGCACAGTGCCGCCGAGTTCCTCGCCGAGCAGCAGCAGATCCCGTCGGCGCCGCCGCTGAAGACCTTCCAGGACGCCATCTACACCAAGGGCCTGCCGGGTGTCGTCGAACAGCAGTAG
- a CDS encoding ABC transporter ATP-binding protein, translating to MSSNSSSQVVEAGQVAAPIGGETGSISLRDVTQTYGSGSDAVTAVGPVDLEVPPGEFLVLAGASGCGKSTLLRLIAGFEPATSGQVEVSGGAPVPGVTAGVVFQQPRLFPWRTVGGNVDLALKYARVPKAERAARRDELLHRVGLDDSANRKIWEISGGQQQRVAIARALAAETSLLLLDEPFAALDALTRERLQEDLRAVSTDSGRTNVFVTHSADEAAFLGSRIVVLSRRPGRVALDLASPLPRTGASPDELRGSPEYAALRAEIGAAVKAAAV from the coding sequence GTGTCGTCGAACAGCAGTAGCCAGGTCGTCGAGGCCGGCCAAGTCGCGGCGCCGATCGGCGGGGAGACCGGATCGATCAGTCTGCGAGACGTCACGCAGACCTACGGCTCCGGGTCCGACGCGGTCACCGCCGTCGGTCCGGTCGACCTCGAAGTGCCACCGGGCGAGTTCCTCGTCCTGGCCGGGGCGTCGGGATGCGGGAAGTCGACGCTGCTCCGGTTGATCGCGGGCTTCGAGCCCGCGACCTCGGGACAGGTCGAGGTGTCCGGGGGAGCGCCCGTCCCGGGCGTCACCGCGGGCGTCGTCTTCCAACAACCCCGTCTGTTCCCGTGGCGGACCGTCGGCGGCAACGTCGACCTCGCACTCAAGTACGCGCGGGTTCCCAAGGCGGAACGCGCGGCTCGTCGTGACGAACTGCTGCATCGCGTGGGGCTCGACGACTCCGCGAACCGGAAGATCTGGGAGATCTCGGGTGGGCAGCAGCAACGTGTCGCCATCGCGCGGGCACTGGCCGCCGAGACATCGCTGCTGTTGCTGGACGAACCGTTCGCCGCGCTCGATGCCTTGACGCGCGAACGGCTGCAGGAGGATCTGCGGGCGGTGAGCACGGATTCGGGACGAACCAACGTGTTCGTCACCCACAGTGCCGACGAGGCCGCCTTCCTCGGCAGCCGGATCGTCGTGCTCAGCCGGCGTCCGGGGCGGGTTGCCCTCGACCTCGCCTCGCCGCTGCCGCGGACCGGGGCGTCGCCCGACGAGTTGCGGGGTTCGCCCGAGTACGCCGCGCTGCGTGCGGAGATCGGCGCCGCGGTCAAGGCGGCGGCGGTGTAG
- a CDS encoding TauD/TfdA dioxygenase family protein has product MTISHPVSDVRTSVARTAAPVAGIVSSGVELDVDEFGPSFGAEIRGLDVATASDDEVRAVRQALIDYKVIVLRNQQLDDASHIEFGNRLGDLTFGHPVWDSGDVPDEVYELDSADNGFADVWHTDVTFMPRPPMGSILRPVVLPRTGGDTNWADAELAYQSLSEPIRRLVDGLTAVHDGSREFGYYLKQRRNGRGNTWDGKEVTELAPVSHPVVRVHPETGRRSLFVNPGFTSHIEGVSEAESRGILDLLYAHITKPEHIVRHRWRLGDLVLWDNRNTLHYANRDYGDNRRVMHRITLRGDAPVGPA; this is encoded by the coding sequence ATGACCATCTCCCATCCCGTTTCTGACGTCCGCACCTCTGTTGCTCGGACCGCCGCTCCCGTTGCCGGCATCGTCTCCTCGGGCGTCGAACTCGACGTCGACGAGTTCGGGCCCAGCTTCGGAGCCGAGATCCGCGGCCTCGACGTCGCCACGGCGTCGGACGATGAGGTGCGGGCCGTCCGTCAGGCGCTGATCGACTACAAGGTCATCGTGCTGCGGAATCAGCAGCTCGACGACGCGTCGCACATCGAGTTCGGAAATCGGCTGGGCGACCTCACCTTCGGGCATCCGGTGTGGGACAGCGGGGACGTGCCGGATGAGGTCTATGAACTCGACAGCGCCGACAACGGATTCGCCGACGTGTGGCACACCGACGTGACGTTCATGCCGCGTCCGCCGATGGGTTCGATCCTGCGCCCGGTCGTCTTGCCGCGCACCGGCGGTGACACCAACTGGGCCGACGCCGAACTCGCGTATCAGTCCCTGTCCGAGCCGATCCGACGCCTCGTCGACGGGCTGACCGCCGTGCACGACGGCAGCCGCGAATTCGGCTACTACCTCAAGCAGCGCCGCAACGGGCGCGGAAATACCTGGGACGGAAAAGAAGTCACCGAACTCGCGCCGGTCAGCCATCCGGTGGTGCGTGTGCATCCCGAAACCGGCCGCAGATCGCTGTTCGTCAACCCGGGCTTCACCTCGCACATCGAGGGCGTCTCGGAAGCCGAGAGTCGCGGCATCCTCGACCTCCTCTACGCGCACATCACCAAGCCCGAGCACATCGTCCGCCACCGCTGGCGTCTCGGCGACCTGGTGCTGTGGGACAACCGCAACACCCTGCACTACGCCAACCGCGACTACGGCGACAACCGTCGGGTCATGCACCGCATCACGCTGCGCGGTGACGCGCCTGTCGGACCTGCCTGA
- a CDS encoding ArsR/SmtB family transcription factor — protein sequence MADELSKVFAALADPTRRDMVARLAVSDATVSQLAEPYDVSIQAVSKHLKVLEDAGLVTRTREAQKRPVHLEAEVFDLMTRWIERYRQRAEERYQRLDVLLAEMNDGPEAERPEVEDEKTIRKGKVS from the coding sequence ATGGCCGACGAGCTGTCCAAGGTGTTCGCCGCACTCGCGGACCCCACCCGGCGCGACATGGTCGCGCGGCTGGCGGTGTCCGACGCGACGGTCTCCCAGCTCGCCGAGCCGTACGACGTCAGCATCCAGGCGGTCTCCAAGCATCTGAAGGTGCTCGAGGACGCCGGTCTGGTGACCCGAACCCGGGAGGCCCAGAAACGTCCGGTCCATCTGGAAGCAGAGGTGTTCGACCTCATGACCAGGTGGATCGAGCGGTACCGGCAGCGGGCGGAGGAGCGCTACCAGCGCCTCGACGTCCTGCTCGCGGAGATGAACGACGGACCCGAGGCGGAACGTCCCGAGGTCGAGGACGAGAAGACGATCAGGAAAGGAAAGGTGTCATGA
- a CDS encoding SRPBCC domain-containing protein, whose amino-acid sequence MSTTATRYPEAAIEADKEVPIIRITRDFRGTPAQLMKAHTDPELFVRWNGPDSVANRIVEWDVRDGGSWHYISTHEGQEHGFRGCFHTVGEDKIVQTFTWLGMPDQVSLETLWFEDLGDGTTRLHAQSLCDSFEARDGWLSSGMEVGVNEGYAGIDKLLASGEL is encoded by the coding sequence ATGAGCACCACCGCAACCCGCTACCCCGAGGCCGCGATCGAAGCCGACAAGGAGGTGCCGATCATCCGGATCACCCGCGACTTCCGCGGTACGCCGGCTCAGCTCATGAAGGCGCACACCGATCCCGAACTGTTCGTTCGCTGGAACGGTCCGGACTCGGTCGCGAACCGCATCGTCGAATGGGACGTCCGCGACGGCGGCAGCTGGCACTACATCTCCACGCATGAGGGGCAGGAGCACGGATTCCGCGGCTGCTTCCACACCGTGGGCGAGGACAAGATCGTGCAGACCTTCACCTGGCTGGGAATGCCCGATCAGGTGTCGCTGGAGACACTCTGGTTCGAGGACCTGGGTGACGGAACGACGCGCCTGCACGCCCAATCCCTGTGCGACAGCTTCGAAGCACGCGACGGCTGGTTGTCGTCGGGCATGGAGGTCGGCGTCAACGAGGGGTACGCCGGGATCGACAAGCTGCTCGCATCCGGGGAGCTGTAG
- a CDS encoding TIGR03086 family metal-binding protein, producing the protein MGLTELDPTARHREVAGGFADAIAGVSDWDAPTPVDGWVARDVVAHLVDWFTGFLDAGGVRLPGGPDVDDDPAGAWSAHAAAVQQLLDGPSAQETFTHPMAGEHRLADAVDRFYTADVFMHSWDLARSQGVTPDLDPDYARMLLDGMMPIDGLLRDSGQYGPAVEVPADADAVSRLMGFVGRDPAWSPDAA; encoded by the coding sequence ATGGGCCTCACCGAACTCGACCCCACCGCTCGGCATCGAGAGGTCGCGGGCGGATTCGCCGACGCGATCGCCGGCGTCTCCGACTGGGACGCACCGACGCCGGTCGACGGCTGGGTCGCACGGGATGTCGTCGCCCACCTCGTCGACTGGTTCACCGGATTCCTCGACGCCGGCGGCGTGCGATTGCCGGGTGGACCCGACGTCGACGACGACCCCGCGGGGGCATGGTCGGCGCATGCGGCTGCGGTCCAGCAACTGCTCGACGGCCCGTCGGCGCAGGAGACGTTCACCCACCCGATGGCGGGGGAGCACCGCCTCGCCGACGCGGTCGACCGGTTCTACACCGCGGACGTGTTCATGCACTCCTGGGACCTCGCCCGGTCGCAGGGCGTCACCCCGGACCTCGACCCCGACTACGCCAGGATGCTCCTCGACGGGATGATGCCCATCGACGGACTCCTGCGGGACTCGGGACAGTACGGACCCGCGGTAGAGGTGCCCGCCGACGCCGACGCCGTCAGCCGCCTGATGGGCTTCGTCGGCCGCGACCCGGCCTGGTCGCCGGACGCTGCCTGA